The DNA region GTAATAAACATTCTAAAGGAAAAacataagctacttttaaaaaatgttagatgtataatggtgcacgaaattgtggtcatcaatggcgccatcaacatggtacgcacaattgcaatctcaactctttatcacaacttcgcacaactaaccagcaagtgcactgggtcatccaagtaataaaccttacgcgagtaagggtcgatcccacggagattgttggtatgaagcaagctatggtcatcttgtaaatctcagtcaggcagattcaaatggttatggaggattaatgattaaaagataaataaaacataaaataaagacaaagatacttatgtaattcattggtgagaatttcagataagcgtatggagatgctttgtcccttccgtctctctgctttcctactgtcttcatccaatccttcttactcctttccatggcaagctgtatgttgggcatcaccattgtcaatggctacagtcccgtcctctcagtgaaaatgttcaacgcactctgtcacagcacggctattcatctgttggttctcaatcatgtcggaatagaatccagtgattcttttgcgtctgtcactaacgccccacaatcgcgagtttgaagctcgtcacagtcattcaatccttgaatcctactcagaataccacagacaaggtttagaccttccggattctcaagaatgccgccatcaattctagcttataccacgaagattctgattaaggaatccaagagatatccactcaatctaaggtagaacggaggtggttgtcagacacacgttcataggtgagaatgatgatgagtatcacagatcatcacattcatcaacttgaggaacaagtgatatcttagaacaagaataagctgaattgaatagaagaacaatagtaattgcattaatactcgaggtacagcagagctccacaccctaatctatggtgtgtagaaactccatcgttgaaaatacataagaacaaggtctaggcatggccgagaggccagccccatgatctaagaactagacgtcccaagatgatcctaagatctaaattgatccaaagatgaaaatacaatagtaaaaggtcatacttatagagaactagtagcctagggtttacaaatatgagtaaatgacataaaaatccactttcgggcccacttggtgtgtgcttggactgagcattgaagcattttcatgtagagactcttcttggagttaaacgccagcttttgtgccagtttgggcgtttaactcccatgcttgtgccagttccggcattttacgccagaattcttgagctgacttggaacgcctgtttgggctatcaaatctcggacaaagtatggactattatacattgctggaaagcccaaaatgtctactttccaacgctattgagagcgcgccaattgggcttctgtagctctagaaaatctacttcgagtgcagggaggtcagaatccaacagcatctgcagtccttttcagcctctgaatcagatttttgctcaggtccctcaatttcagccagaaaatacctgaaatcacagaaaaatacacaaactcatagtaaagtccagaaaagtgaattttaactaaaaactaataaaaatataataaaaactaactaaaacatactaaaaacatactaaaaacaatgccaaaaagcgtataaattatccgctcatcacaacaccaaacttaaattgttgcttgtccccaagcaactgaaaatcaaataagataaaaagtagagaatatgcaatgaattccaaaaacatctatgaagatcagtattaattagatgagcgggacttttagctttttgcctctgaacagttttggcatctcactctatcctttgaaattcagaatgattggcttccataggaactcagaatccagatagtgttattgattctcctagttaagtacgatgattcttgaacatagctactttatgagtctcggccgtagcccaaagcactctgtcttccagtattaccaccggatacatacatgccacagacacataactgggtgaaccttttcagattgtgactcagctttgctagagtccccaattagaggtgtccagggttcttaagcacactctttttgccttggatcacaactttatttttttctttttcttcctctttttttttcgcatgtattatcttttttttttgaattctctgctttttcttgcttcaagaatcatttttatgatttttcagatcctcagtaacatgtctcctttttcatcattctttcaagagccaacattcatgaataacaaattcaaaagacatatgcactgttcaagcatacattcagaagtcaaagtttgccaccacatcaaaataattaatctgttataaaattcaaaattcatgcaattcttctcttttccaattaagaacatttttcatttaagaaaggtgatggattcataggatattcataaatttaaggcatagacactaagacactaatgatcataagacataaacatagataaacataggcataaaaatttgaaaaacaggaaattaaagaacaaggagattaaagaacgggtccaccttagtgatggcggcttgttcttcctcttgaagatcttatagagtgcttgggctcctcaatgtctcttccttgcctttgttgctcctctctcatgactctttgatcttctctaatttcatggaggagaatggaatgttcttggtgctccacccttagttgtcccatgttggaactcaattctcctagggaggtgttgatttgctcccaatagttttgtggaggaaagtgcatcccttgaggcatctcagggatttcatgatgagtgggatctcttgtttgctccatcctcttcttagtgatgggcttgtcttcatcaatgaggatgtctccctctatgtcaattccaactgaataacagaggtgacaaatgagatgagggaaagctaaccttgtcaaggtagaggacttgtccaccaccttataaagttcttgggatataacctcatgaacttctacttcctctccaatcataatgctatgaatcatgatagcccggtctatagtaacttcggaccgattgctagtgggaatgattgagcgttggataaactccaaccatcctctagccacgggcttgaggtcatgccttctcagttgaaccggcttccctcttgaatctctcttccattgagcgccctcttcacaaatgtcgatgaagacttggtccaacctttgatcaaagttggcccttctagtgtaagggtgttcatctccttgcatcatgggcaagttgaatgccagccttacattttccggactaaaatccaagaatttcccccaaaccattgtaagccaattctttgggtccgggttcacactttgatcatggttcttggtgatccatgcattggcatagaactcttgaaccattaagattctgacttgttgaatggggttggtaagaactttccaacctcttcttcggatctcatgtcggatctccggatattcactctttttgagtttgaaagggacctcggggatcaccttcttcatggccacaacttcatagaagtggtcttgatgcacccttgagatgaatctctccatctcctatgactcggagttggaagcttttgccttccctttcctctttctagaggtttctccggccttagatgccataaatggttatggaaaaacaaaaagcaatgcttttaccacaccaaacttagaaggttttctcgtcctcgagcaaaagaagaaagaaaagagtagaagaagaagaaatagaggagatggaggtggctttgtggttcggccaagggggagaagtagtgtttaggttgtgtgaaaatgaaggagtgaagaagagtttatataggggtggggagaggggtagggttcgatCATGGATGGGtgggttgggagggaaagtggtttgaatttgaatggtgaggtaggtgaggttttatgaaggatggatgtgagtggtgaggagaatagtgagatttgataggtgaggggtttttggggaagaggtgttgaggtgattggtgaatgggtgaagaagagagagagtggtggggtaggtggggattctgtggggtccacagatcctgaggtgtcaaggaaaattcatccctgcaccaagtggcgagcaaaaatgctctttatgccaattctggcgttaaacgccgggctggtacccatttctagcgtttaacgccagcttcttgccccttcctggtatttaacgccagtctggtgcctctttctggcgttaaacgcctagaatggtgccagactgggcgttaaacacccatttgctgcccttactggcgtttaaacgccagcaagttttcctccagggtgtgttatatttctttctgtttttcatgctatttttgctttttcaattgattttgtgacttcccatgatcatcaacctacagaaaacataaaataacaaagggaattagataaatataacattgggttgcctcccaacaagcgcttctttaatgtcagtagcttgacagtgggctctcatggagcctcacagatactcagagcaatgttggaacctcccaacaccaaacttagagtttgaatgtgggggttcaacaccaaacttagaatttggttgtggcctcccaacaccaaacttagagtttgactatgggggctctgttttgagagaagctcttcatgcttcctctccatggttacagagggatatccatgagccttaaacacaagggattcttcattcatttgaatgatcaattctcctctgtcaacatcaatcacagcctttgttgtggctaggaagggtctgccaaggatgatggattcatccatgcactttccaatctctaggactatgaaatcagcagggatgtaatggtcttcaacttttaccagaacatcctctacaagtccataagcttattttcttgaattgactgtcatctctagtgagattcttgtagtttgtacctcaaagatccctagcttctccattacagagagaggcatgaggtttatgcttgaccctaggtcacacagagccttcttgaaggtcatggttcctactgtacaaggtattgaaaacttcccagggtcctgtctcttttgaggtaatctctgcctagtcaagtcattcagttctttggtgagcaaagggggttcatcctcccaagtctcattaccaaataacttgtcatttagcttcatgattgctccaaggtatttagcaacttgctcttcagtgacatcttcatcctcttcagaggaagaatactcatcagagctcatgaatgacagaagtaaatccaatggaatctctatggtctcagtgtgagcctcagattcccatggttcctcattagggaactcattggaggccagtggacgtccattgaggtcttcctcagtggcgctcactgcctcttcctcctctccaaattcagaCATGCAGATCATGTTAATGGTCtttcactctccttttggattctcttctgtattgcttggaagaaaactaggagggagttcagtaactttcttgctcagctgacccacttgtgcctccaagtttctaatggaggaccttatttcagtcatgtaactttgagtggttttgattagatcagagaccatggttgctaagtcagagtggctctgcttaggattctctgtctgttgctgagaagatgatggaaaaggcttgccattgctaaacctgtttcttccaccattattgttattgaaaccttgttgaggtctctgttgatccttccatgagagatttggatgatttcttcatgaaggattataggtgtttccatagggttctcccatgtaattcacctcttccattgaagggttctcaggatcataagcttcttcttcagatgaagcgtcttTAGCACTGCCTGGTGcaacttgcattccagacagactctgagaaatcatattgacttgctgagtcaatattttgttctgagccagtatggcattcagagtatcaatctcaagaactcctttcttctaattcgtcccattgttcactggattcctttcagaagtgtacatgaattggttatttacaaccatttcaatgagttcttgagcttctgcaggcgtcttcttcagatgaagagatcctccagcagagctatccaatgacatcttggacagttcagacagaccatcatagaagatacctatgatgctccattcagaaagcatgtcataaggacactttctgatcaattgtttgtatctttcccaagcttcctAGAGGGATttgccttccttctgtctgaaggtttggactttcactctaagcttactcaatttttgaggtggaaagaacttttccaagaaggcattgactagcttttcctaagagttcaggctttctttaggttgtgagtccaaccatatcctagctctgtctcttacagcaaaagggaatagcataagtctgtagacctcagggtcaaccccattggtcttgacagtgtcacagatttgtaaaaattcagctaaaaactgatgaggatcttccaatggaagtccatggaacttgcaattctgttgcattagagaaactaattgaggcttaagctcaaagttgtttgctccaatggcaaggattgagatgcttctcccatagaagtcgggagtaggtgcagtaaagtcaccaagcaccttccttgcattattggcattgttgttgttttcggctgccatggtttcttcttctttgaagatttctgttaggtcctctacagagagtagtgctttaacttctcttagcttttgcttcaaggtcctttcaggttcagggtcagcctcaacaagaatgcttttgtctttgctcctgctcatatgaaagagaatagaacaagaaaatatggaatcctctatatcacagtatagagattccttaaggtgtcagaggaaaagaaagatagagggaagaggtagaagaattcgaacttagaaagatagagttcgaattgtacatgttagtccaaaatagaaggatgtgagaagaggggaagaaattttcgaaaataaatttaaaaagattttaaaaatattttgaaaaattgaagaatgatttttgaaaaatatgattgggaaagaaataaagtgatttttgaaaaagattttgaaattagaaatcaaaaagatatgatttgaaaattattttgaagaagatgtgattaaaaagatatgattgaaaaacaatttaaaaaaaagatttgatttttaaaattaatgacttggctaacaagaaaagatatgattcaaacattaaacctttctcaacagaaaaggcaacatacttgaaatgttgaatcaaatcattaattgttagcaagtatttttgaaaaaggaaagaaatagattttgaaaatatatgattgaaaagatatgatttgaaaaagatttgattttgaaaaattatgaaaacttgaaaaaatttgcattaaaaacaaaatcttccctcttgtgccatcctggcgttaaacgcccagaatggtatccattctggcgtttaacgcccaaaatgctacccttttgggcgttaaacgcccagccaggtatcctagctggcgtttaaacgccagttttccttcttcactgggcgttttgaacgcccagctttttctgtgtaattcctctgatgtatattctgaatcttcaattctctgtattattgacttgaaaagacacaaattaaaaattttttggatttttaatgatgaggaaaaatcaaaatgcaactaaaatcaaataaacaatgcatgcaagacaccaaacttagaagtttgtatactactgacactaacaaattgagaatgcatatgagaaacaacaaaacacacaaaacaagagaatttaaagatcagagcaagtaaatcatcaagaacaacttgaagatcaatgaagacacatgatgaatgcaagaagaacagaaacatgcaattgacaccaaacttaaaatgagacactagactcaaacaagaaatatttttggttttttatgattttgtaatttttttggatttttcgaaaattatatggagaagaaaataaagagatttaaaatttttaataagaattccaggaatcatgcaatgttagtctaaagctttagtctaaaagaattagacatggctagccaagcttcagcaggacattacattcaagagctaaattgatgaagatcaattagctttggtgatgatgagaacatcaccttgaaacactagaattcattcttaaaaattttgaaaaatacctaatctaagcaacaagatgaaccgtcagttgtccaaactcaaacaatccccggcaacagcgccaaaaacttggtgcacgaaattgtgatcatcaatggcgccatcaacatggtacgcacaattgcaatctcaactctttatcacagcttcgcacaactaaccagcaagtgcattgggtcgtccaagtaataaaccttacgcgagtaagggtcgatcccacggagattgttggtatgaagcaagctatggtcatcttgtaaatctcagtcaggcagattcaaatggttatggaggattaatgattaaaagataaataaaacataaaataaagataaagatacttatgtaattcattggtgagaatttcagataagcgtatggagatgctttgtcccttctgtctctctgctttcctactgtcttcatccaatccttcttactcctttccatggcaagctgtatgttgggcatcactattgtcaatggctacagtcccgtcctctcagtgaaaatgttcaacgcgctctgtcacagcacggctattcatctgtcggttctcgatcatgtcgaaatagaatccagtgattcttttgcgtctgtcactaacgccccacaatcgcgagtttgaagctcgtcacagtcattcaatccttgaatcctactcagaataccacagacaaggtttagaccttccggattctcaagaatgccgccatcaattctagcttataccacaaagattctgattaaggaatccaagagatatccactcaatctaaggtagaacggaggtggttgtcaagcacacgttcataggtgagaatgatgatgagtgtcacggatcatcacattcatcaagttaaggaacaagtgatatcttagaacaagaataagctgaattgaatagaagaacaatagtaattgcattaatactcgaggtacagcagagctccacaccctaatctatggtgtgtagaaactccaccgttgaaaatacataagaacaaggtctaggcatggccgagaggccagccccatgatctaagaactagacgtcccaagatgatcctaagatctaaattgatccaaagatgaaaatacaatagtaaaaggttctacttatagagaactagtatccatgataaataattgtttccagatatatcaagagcattgaattcaagatgagaaagtttcgacataatgaaaatttgttacctgagtcttcctaaaaatttgattagagtctcgtgctgataacatgttgtaaaataactaaataaataaataaggaagagataataaatataaaatatagaaatataattagataacactCGTAGAAATTTTCACTAGAATTACTAtatcaatataataaatataattatgtattgaataatattaaagtatataagaaagagaataataagaaagagagggagagagaagaaTGTTGTAttcttattgttgttgtttcTCCTGAGACGTTAGCCTCCTATTTATAGATACAAATGGTCAAATATTCAAAGCTCCATTTAATATCATTTTGGCTTGGAAGCTTCATTTCTCATAAGAAAAATAGGCATCCTCGTCCTTTTAAACttatcacaacaacaacaacaataataataataataataataataataataataataataataataataaatagaaaaatagtgTGGCATACGTAGttgctattaatattatgaaTACTGGGATCCAACAGGTATTATTATatcttatttaaatattttttattattttaaaaaaagtatattttttaagttGTAAATTTGAGattattaaataaaacataaaaataaaaattttataagttatttactatttagaatgtataaaataaaaaatataaattaaataaagtatgattaaaagaatttaaattatgttattaaaatgtgcaataaaaatacaaaattaagataaaaatttataaagtaattatttataaataaatgttattaaatttatttaacttCTCAACCctatttacttttttttgtgaaatagatatataaaaatttatatttaaagtactcttattttataaatttttttttatttttatacataattttaatatatataaaacaattatatttttttcaatattatatttaacatattaaactatcttcaattttattttttaaaattactaatttttatttttatcataccCTCTTTTAGTATTATAtactattttctttaattttctaactgttctcttaaaaaaaataaattagacaatcTTCAACCCTatacattttaataatatttatttataaataactactttataaatttttatcttgattttgtatttttattgcaCATTTTAACAacgtaatttaaatttttttaatcatactttatttaatttatattttttatttcatacattctaaatggtaaataagttataaaattttaattttaatttttatttaataacatcaaatttacaatttaaaaaaaatatttttttaaaataatagaaaaatagttaaataaaatataaaaatacctaTTTGATCTCCAGTATTCataatattaataacaattaGATATGTTACACTATTttcctatttattattattattaataatgtgTTCTGGAGTGATTTATTTTGTTGTGAGTTATAATATATACTTCACATTTTTTTATCAACAAATAAGTACATCTTCAGAACTCATCAATAATGGTCCATCAGCCTCATAATTAACTAAAGTGATCAaacaaaacataattaattaagttaattgctGTCAATTACATCTAATTAAGAAAGAAAGTCAAATCAGATAAAAATTTCCTAACCTGACATATCTTTGATAGCAATATAAATGTTATCAGATATTATACTAACGTGTCTTTATTATCACCCTGCCAACTCAGTTCATCACATGATGAAAAAAATAGGCATCTTCATCGTAGCATTGCCCTTATTATATTGCTATACATTAAACAGTGAGTAATATCTTCACATCATCTGAAGGGACATAGACTCTACACCGATCATCATTTTCATTTGTGTCATGAAATTACAAATTTGTTAACTCACAAAGACCATATtataaaatacaacaaaaatactcTTACTACTCGAGGCAATGTTCTAAATaagaaaaaacagaaataagGAAACTACCATTTCCTGTGGGCTCTGTCATGTgcctaatgaaaataataaaggcCAGAGACCATGATTAATTAAGTTTGATaaaatgataaaccctaaaaacctagtcCCACTGAACTTCCCTATAGAAAGTCCACTCAGAAGGATTCAGTGTAGTTTTGCCATCAGCTGCAACAAGATCATATGGTGAATCTTCTGCAAATTCAGTTGGCATGGACTTCCAATGAAGGCATGGCTCCCACTCAGCCTCCTTAAGCACTTTCAGTATCTCCTTCACCACAATTTTGCTTCCCTCAGATGCCAAATGTATACCATCACTgcacaaattattttaaaatgagaACAAATTAAACAAGGATTAAATAACTTTTTGATCTCTGTAAAATTAATGAGTTATAGTTTTGGTCcctgtaaaattatttttgaggTGTTGccttaaaaatttccaaaaagTATGTGAAATTGCCCCAATCATACCACAAATAGATCAAGTTGGAGATTGCTAATGATGCTTTGAACCATAGGTGCAAAGTTGATCAACTTAGGTCTCTTCCACATTCAATTATTTTGAAGGTTAAATTACTCTAGAGTTCCTATAGTCTCACTCAATTTTCTGTTAGGTCCTTATAGTTTAAGCCTTTTATATTGTGACAGAATTTTCAATTTGGTGTCTATATTTTTGAACATTTCCATTCAAGTCTtactaaacaaattattttcaaataagtcCCTCTAATTTAAGAATGTTTTGATCAAGTCTGTATACAAGATGATAAATCAAGCCGTACGAATTTCGGCCAAGTccttttcttttgctaactaagCATTGGGGCTTGATCACGAAAACTTTACGGATTAATTTGTACGGATATGCTGTGATCTAGCCATAAACAATCTTGCACAGAAAAAGAAGCACAAGATACTTGATTAGATTCAGAGAAAGATACATGCATTGGAAAATTTGATTGCAAAAGATAACAGAGTTTTGGAATTTCATGCTATATGagcataaaaaataaagaatgataAAGGAGAGGTTCTGCAGCTTACGTAAAACAAGCATTCATCCAATCGTCTCTCTTCTGTAGTGCATTGAAAAGATCAATGACTTTCACATCCAGTTCCTTGCATAGCTTTATGCATGCTTCTGAATAGCTTTGGCACAATTCATTTGTTCTTACCAGCTCGCTAAATATTCCACTGATTAAGAAAATAATCTATTTAGAGCTTAATGTTATTGGAATTACAGAAACAAAATGTAACAGAAAAATGTCTTCAGCTTACCTAGTATTTCCTTTTACTTTTTCTTCATTGACAGGCGGACAGCTAAGAACAAGGATACGCATCGTTTCAGAGAGGCTCTGACAGTCAAAACACTCACATTAAATTATAGATAGCAGTTTCCCATTAGA from Arachis hypogaea cultivar Tifrunner chromosome 10, arahy.Tifrunner.gnm2.J5K5, whole genome shotgun sequence includes:
- the LOC112715395 gene encoding GDSL esterase/lipase WDL1, whose protein sequence is MVGPSRPQFVLFGSSIVQLSYSHGGWGTILSDIYSRKADIVLRGYYGWNSRRALQVLHKVFPKDAAAQPTLVIVYFGGNDSMGPHSSGLGPHVPLPEYIENMRKILVHLQSLSETMRILVLSCPPVNEEKVKGNTSGIFSELVRTNELCQSYSEACIKLCKELDVKVIDLFNALQKRDDWMNACFTDGIHLASEGSKIVVKEILKVLKEAEWEPCLHWKSMPTEFAEDSPYDLVAADGKTTLNPSEWTFYREVQWD